From Salvelinus namaycush isolate Seneca chromosome 2, SaNama_1.0, whole genome shotgun sequence, one genomic window encodes:
- the LOC120020396 gene encoding hyaluronidase-1-like — MGIKCIFPGALILCVNVASIVLSSEHEAGALPTLSQLPFLTVWNAPTAQCKSRYGVDLDLGVFNIVSNQNQSFMGDNITIFYNTKLGLYPRYNQGEAVNGGVPQNASLLEHLRATSEDLRTYMPDRDFQGLAVVDWESWRPLWERNWEGMKVYWEGSRALVRAKHPDWSPAQVEVVARKEFEDAARAFMEGTLRLGEQERPKGMWGFYGFPSCYNYYKNTTYNYTGECPQIELKRNDDLFWLWNVSSALYPDIYLDLGMRGLGNDILLYTHHRVMEAMRVGAQVTPMAPPVFPYARIVYTYSLEFLSQAGAPLVQYAVLYYQSLLSISAIV; from the exons ATGG GTATAAAGTGCATTTTCCCTGGGGCGCTGATTCTTTGTGTGAATGTGGCCAGTATTGTTCTTAGCAGTGAGCATGAAGCAGGAGCACTCCCCACACTGTCCCAGCTGCCCTTCCTCACTGTGTGGAATGCCCCTACAGCCCAGTGTAAGAGCCGCTATGGGGTGGATCTGGACCTGGGAGTGTTCAACATAGTGAGCAATCAGAACCAGAGCTTCATGGGTGACAACATCACCATCTTCTACAATACTAAACTGGGTCTGTACCCAAGATACAACCAAGGAGAGGCAGTTAACGGCGGGGTGCCACAGAATGCCAGCCTGCTGGAGCACCTGAGGGCTACCTCTGAGGACCTCCGGACCTACATGCCTGACAGAGACTTCCAAGGGCTGGCTGTGGTGGACTGGGAGAGCTGGAGGCCACTGTGGGAGCGCAACTGGGAAGGCATGAAGGTTTATTGGGAGGGGTCCAGGGCCCTAGTGAGGGCCAAGCACCCAGACTGGAGCCCTGCTCAGGTGGAGGTGGTGGCCCGCAAGGAGTTTGAGGATGCAGCACGGGCGTTCATGGAGGGCACCCTAAGGTTGGGGGAGCAGGAGAGGCCCAAGGGGATGTGGGGCTTTTATGGCTTCCCCTCCTGCTATAACTACTACAAAAACACAACATATAACTACACAGGGGAGTGTCCTCAGATAGAGTTGAAGAGGAATGATGATCTGTTCTGGCTGTGGAACGTCTCCTCTGCCCTCTACCCAGATATCTACCTGGATCTTGGGATGCGTGGTCTTGGCAACGACATCCTCCTCTACACACACCACCGTGTCATGGAAGCCATGAGGGTGGGCGCGCAGGTGACCCCCATGGCCCCCCCTGTGTTTCCGTACGCCCGCATTGTCTACACTTACTCTCTGGAGTTCCTCTCTCAGGCAGGTGCCCCCCTGGTTCAGTATGCTGTGCTGTACTACCAATCCCTATTGTCTATCAGTGCAATAGTATGA